A single genomic interval of Christensenellaceae bacterium 44-20 harbors:
- a CDS encoding patatin-like phospholipase family protein, which yields MIQIPRTEKWNNARLGLVLAGGGAKGAYQAGVIQALYELDIADKVCAVSGTSVGALNTLAFALGRKELCPGVWENIGFKDVLVRAEKEDRTRLRQLWRELSAQGIRLRDFDAVLEYISREGKSLFTQQGLKAMLERELDFAALRQSRPALYVCAYDIAQGRPEYFALKALTDAEIIWATLASCAIPYVFPPVLLRGKAYADGGINTRAYPSANADNTPLLPLLAHDLDAVFVVHLQPDAPDCTVGGGGPKILNLRPSASLEPVKGAGAVNFSRGAIDGHMRLGYRDTLCALAPAIFSYLCP from the coding sequence ATGATTCAGATACCACGCACAGAAAAATGGAACAACGCCCGCTTGGGGCTGGTTTTGGCCGGGGGCGGCGCCAAGGGGGCTTATCAGGCCGGGGTGATCCAGGCGCTCTATGAGCTGGATATTGCGGATAAAGTCTGCGCCGTCTCGGGCACTTCCGTGGGCGCGCTCAACACGCTGGCCTTCGCCTTGGGGCGCAAAGAGCTCTGCCCCGGGGTTTGGGAGAATATCGGCTTCAAAGACGTGCTGGTCCGCGCCGAAAAGGAGGACCGCACCCGTCTGCGCCAGCTTTGGCGCGAACTTTCCGCCCAGGGCATTCGTCTGCGGGATTTCGACGCGGTTTTGGAGTATATTTCCAGGGAGGGCAAGAGCCTCTTTACCCAGCAGGGCCTAAAGGCCATGCTGGAGCGGGAGCTGGATTTTGCCGCCCTGCGGCAATCCCGCCCGGCGCTCTATGTCTGCGCCTACGACATCGCCCAGGGACGCCCGGAGTATTTCGCGCTCAAGGCGCTCACGGACGCGGAGATTATTTGGGCGACGCTGGCCTCCTGCGCCATCCCCTACGTCTTCCCGCCTGTTTTACTGCGCGGCAAAGCCTATGCAGACGGCGGAATCAACACCCGCGCCTATCCTTCGGCCAACGCGGATAACACCCCGCTTCTGCCGCTGCTCGCCCACGATCTGGACGCCGTTTTTGTGGTGCATTTGCAGCCGGATGCGCCGGACTGCACTGTCGGGGGCGGCGGCCCGAAAATCCTGAACCTGCGCCCATCCGCCTCGCTGGAGCCCGTCAAGGGAGCGGGGGCGGTGAATTTTTCCCGCGGCGCCATCGATGGGCATATGCGGCTGGGCTACCGCGATACGCTCTGCGCCCTGGCCCCGGCAATTTTTTCCTATCTTTGCCCGTAG
- a CDS encoding asparaginase yields the protein MKKILMIATGGTIASRRMGGGLEPLLTSQEVLQYVPGVQEFCTVDTLQLFNLDSTNIWPGHWLKIVAAIAEHYTAYDGFVICHGTDTMAYTAAALSYLIQNCPKPIVITGAQKPIDLEITDAKTNLTDSFLYAASPEAAGVHIVFDGKVILGTRARKTRTKSHNAFSSINYPCPAVIQDGRVITYIPQVPRGEMRIYQTLNPKVALLKLTPGLGPEFLSQLLAQNDGVIIESYGVGGVPHNEYCDFPAVIAEGARAGKTIIMTTQVPSEGSDMAVYQVGHRIKEAYDMIEAYDMTTEAVLTKLMWILGQTRDPDCIARLFYTPVSFDLFAPEDAER from the coding sequence ATGAAGAAAATTCTCATGATCGCCACAGGCGGAACCATCGCTTCCCGGCGGATGGGCGGCGGCCTGGAGCCGCTGCTGACTTCCCAGGAGGTTTTGCAGTATGTGCCCGGCGTACAGGAGTTCTGCACGGTAGACACCCTGCAGCTTTTCAATTTGGACAGCACGAATATCTGGCCCGGGCACTGGCTGAAAATCGTCGCCGCCATTGCGGAGCATTATACGGCCTACGACGGGTTCGTCATCTGCCACGGCACGGATACCATGGCCTATACGGCGGCCGCGCTTTCCTATCTCATCCAGAACTGCCCCAAGCCCATCGTCATCACCGGGGCGCAGAAGCCCATCGATCTGGAAATCACCGATGCGAAAACCAACCTGACGGATAGCTTTCTCTATGCCGCCAGCCCAGAGGCTGCCGGCGTGCACATCGTGTTTGACGGCAAGGTGATTTTGGGCACCCGGGCGCGCAAAACCCGCACCAAAAGCCACAACGCCTTTTCCTCCATCAACTATCCCTGCCCCGCCGTCATCCAGGATGGGCGGGTCATCACCTATATCCCGCAAGTGCCCCGGGGAGAGATGCGCATTTACCAAACGCTCAACCCCAAAGTCGCGCTGCTCAAGCTGACGCCCGGGCTGGGGCCGGAATTTCTCTCCCAGCTTTTGGCGCAAAACGACGGCGTCATCATCGAAAGCTACGGGGTGGGCGGCGTGCCGCACAACGAATACTGCGATTTTCCCGCCGTCATTGCAGAGGGCGCCCGGGCGGGCAAGACCATCATCATGACGACGCAGGTTCCCTCCGAGGGCAGCGATATGGCCGTCTATCAGGTCGGCCACCGCATCAAGGAGGCCTACGACATGATCGAGGCTTACGACATGACGACAGAGGCCGTGCTGACCAAGCTCATGTGGATTCTCGGCCAGACCAGGGACCCGGACTGCATCGCCCGGCTTTTCTATACCCCGGTTTCTTTCGATCTCTTTGCCCCGGAGGACGCCGAACGCTAG
- a CDS encoding superoxide dismutase, with product MNQKYPFENPPLPYGYRELEPFIDEQTLHFHHDKHLQTYVDNLNAALEQDASLQSWTLEQLITGGEQIPESLRTPIKNNAGGVYNHIFYFDGMAPHHHLRPEGELKQALNRAFGGYDEFWKQMKAAALGVFGSGYAWLCLNPEGELVILKTANQETPLTHGLCPILTVDVWEHAYYLKNQNRRGEYLNAWAQVIDWEKAEQKYLECIQAQK from the coding sequence ATGAATCAGAAATATCCCTTTGAAAACCCGCCGCTCCCATATGGCTACCGGGAGCTGGAACCGTTTATCGATGAACAGACGCTGCATTTCCACCACGATAAGCATTTGCAGACCTATGTGGATAACCTGAACGCCGCTTTGGAGCAGGACGCATCGCTGCAAAGCTGGACGCTGGAACAGCTCATCACAGGCGGAGAGCAGATTCCCGAATCCCTGCGCACCCCCATCAAAAACAACGCAGGCGGGGTCTATAACCATATTTTCTATTTCGACGGCATGGCGCCGCATCACCATCTGCGCCCGGAAGGGGAGCTGAAGCAGGCGCTGAATCGGGCGTTCGGCGGCTACGATGAGTTCTGGAAGCAGATGAAGGCGGCGGCGCTGGGCGTCTTTGGCTCGGGCTACGCATGGCTTTGCCTGAACCCAGAGGGCGAGCTGGTCATTTTAAAAACGGCCAACCAGGAAACGCCGCTCACCCATGGGCTTTGCCCCATCCTGACGGTGGACGTCTGGGAACATGCCTACTATCTCAAAAATCAGAACCGCAGGGGAGAATACCTCAATGCCTGGGCGCAGGTTATTGATTGGGAAAAGGCCGAACAGAAGTATTTGGAGTGCATTCAGGCGCAGAAATAG
- the galE gene encoding UDP-glucose 4-epimerase GalE, translating into MSILVTGGTGYLGAHTCVKLLEAGRDVVIIDNLVNSKANVLDSLEQITAKRPLFYYGDLRDSALLDQIFQKHEIEAVIHFAGLKAVGESVQKSLEYYDNNLGGTLALLECMQKHGCKRIVFSSSATVYGMYNAVPFREDMPTSATNPYGQTKVMIEQMLRDLFAADAGWGISILRYFNPLGAHESGLIGEDPNGIPNNLLPYVVGVAAGQYPCLNIFGDDYDTPDGTGVRDYIHVDDLAAGHILALEALEQGPRLDIINLGTGKGYSVKEVASAFERATGVHIPCKIQPRRPGDIATCYADVAHAREYLGFEAKKDLEQMCASAWAFAKRRLMQK; encoded by the coding sequence ATGAGCATTTTAGTAACAGGAGGGACGGGCTATCTCGGCGCGCATACCTGCGTCAAACTGCTGGAGGCGGGCAGGGATGTGGTCATCATCGACAACCTGGTCAACTCCAAGGCCAATGTTCTGGATAGCCTGGAGCAAATCACAGCAAAGCGCCCGCTCTTTTATTACGGCGACCTTCGGGACAGCGCACTGCTGGATCAGATTTTCCAAAAGCATGAAATTGAGGCCGTCATCCATTTCGCCGGGCTCAAGGCCGTGGGCGAATCCGTGCAGAAGTCGCTGGAATACTACGATAACAACCTGGGCGGCACGCTGGCCCTGCTGGAATGCATGCAAAAGCACGGCTGCAAGCGCATTGTGTTCAGCTCTTCGGCCACGGTTTACGGCATGTATAACGCCGTCCCCTTCCGGGAAGATATGCCGACCTCGGCGACCAACCCCTATGGGCAAACCAAAGTGATGATCGAGCAGATGCTGCGGGATCTCTTTGCGGCGGATGCAGGCTGGGGCATCAGCATTCTGCGGTATTTCAACCCGCTGGGCGCGCACGAGAGCGGCCTGATTGGGGAGGACCCTAACGGCATTCCCAACAACCTGCTGCCCTATGTCGTGGGCGTGGCGGCGGGCCAATACCCCTGCCTGAATATCTTTGGAGACGATTACGATACGCCGGACGGCACGGGCGTGCGCGACTATATCCACGTGGACGATCTGGCGGCGGGGCATATCCTGGCGCTGGAGGCGCTGGAGCAAGGGCCGCGGCTGGATATCATCAATCTGGGGACGGGCAAAGGCTATAGCGTCAAAGAGGTGGCCAGCGCCTTCGAGCGGGCGACTGGCGTCCATATCCCCTGCAAGATTCAGCCCCGCAGGCCGGGCGATATCGCCACCTGCTATGCGGATGTTGCCCATGCCAGGGAATACCTCGGCTTTGAAGCGAAAAAGGATTTGGAGCAGATGTGCGCAAGCGCCTGGGCGTTTGCAAAGCGCAGGCTCATGCAAAAATAG
- a CDS encoding glycosyltransferase family 4 protein, protein MLKKIAFVCQRYGLEVNGGAELHCRQLAERLNEYYDVEVLTTCAVDYVTWENEYSPGEEMINEVLVRRFPADFPRDMKMFGALSGEIFSNKMHSAKQEEEWLRAQGPVSGQLLSFIRENYREYQAVIFMTYLYYPTAVGILIDIPNKLLIPTAHDEPPVYLRHYKKVFKAPKGIIYNTIEEQRFIQNKFGNADIPSVICGVGVDAPDPDALPSAEECFGIKDEYITYVGRIDESKGCKELFRYFREYKRKHPGSLKLVLAGKAVMDVPRDPDIISLGFVSDEEKFALMRDAKCLVLASEFESLSMVVLESMIMGRPVLVNGKCLVLRGHCTKSNAGLYFENYAEFEGALSYLLSHPEQYEQMRENGRKYVRENYDWSVILEKICGMIESLEPACKEEEEQEF, encoded by the coding sequence ATGCTCAAAAAAATCGCATTTGTGTGCCAGCGCTATGGGCTGGAGGTAAACGGTGGGGCAGAGCTGCATTGCCGCCAGCTGGCCGAGCGGCTGAATGAGTACTACGATGTCGAGGTGCTGACGACCTGCGCCGTCGATTATGTCACCTGGGAAAATGAATACTCCCCGGGAGAAGAGATGATAAACGAAGTGCTGGTGCGCCGTTTCCCCGCGGATTTCCCCCGGGATATGAAAATGTTCGGCGCGCTCAGTGGTGAGATTTTCTCCAATAAAATGCACTCGGCCAAGCAGGAGGAGGAATGGCTGCGGGCCCAGGGGCCGGTCAGCGGGCAGCTGCTCTCGTTTATCCGGGAAAATTACCGGGAATACCAGGCCGTCATTTTCATGACGTATCTATACTACCCGACGGCCGTGGGCATTTTAATCGATATCCCAAATAAACTGCTCATCCCCACTGCGCACGATGAGCCGCCCGTCTATCTGCGGCACTATAAGAAAGTGTTCAAGGCGCCTAAGGGCATCATCTATAACACCATCGAGGAACAGCGGTTCATCCAAAATAAATTCGGCAACGCGGATATCCCTTCGGTCATCTGCGGGGTGGGCGTGGATGCGCCGGATCCGGATGCGCTTCCCTCGGCTGAGGAATGCTTTGGCATAAAGGATGAGTATATCACCTATGTCGGCCGCATCGATGAATCCAAGGGATGCAAAGAGCTGTTCCGCTATTTCAGAGAGTATAAGCGCAAGCATCCGGGCAGCCTAAAGCTGGTTCTGGCGGGCAAGGCCGTGATGGACGTCCCAAGAGACCCGGATATCATCAGCCTGGGCTTTGTCTCGGATGAGGAAAAATTTGCACTGATGCGGGATGCCAAGTGCCTGGTGCTGGCTTCTGAGTTTGAGAGCCTCTCGATGGTCGTCCTGGAGAGCATGATCATGGGCCGGCCCGTGCTGGTCAACGGCAAATGCCTGGTGCTCCGGGGGCACTGCACCAAGAGCAACGCCGGGCTGTATTTTGAAAACTATGCCGAGTTCGAGGGCGCGCTTTCCTACCTGCTTTCGCACCCAGAGCAGTATGAGCAGATGCGGGAAAACGGCAGGAAATACGTCCGCGAGAATTACGACTGGAGCGTCATTCTGGAAAAAATCTGCGGCATGATCGAGAGCCTGGAGCCAGCCTGCAAAGAGGAAGAAGAGCAGGAATTTTAG
- a CDS encoding glycosyltransferase, which produces MRVIQMVSALLPGDAVGNDALAIQRMLLEQGYETGIYYHLAHKKTAALGKNREHLRLTEQDVLLYHHATGDDICYQMQDFPCRKVMIYHNITPPEFFEGFSKETQRGTQAGIQCTQYLADKMDYCLAVSEFNKQDLLRMGYTCPIDVRPILVPFSDYEQEPDAATLRQYRDGVTNILFVGRIAPNKKFEDIIRAFYYYKTQKNPNSRLILVGSCGGMENYQQALEQYVRQLGIEQSVVFSGHVSFPQILAFYHAADLFLCMSEHEGFCVPLVEAMFFGVPIVAYASTAIPSTLGGSGALAQEKDPVFVGELMHRILSDEQLKAQLIAGQKERLKDFSYEKISAQLTAYLRAFIGRE; this is translated from the coding sequence ATGAGAGTCATACAGATGGTTTCGGCGCTGCTGCCGGGAGACGCTGTTGGCAACGATGCGCTGGCCATCCAGCGGATGCTTTTGGAGCAGGGCTACGAGACGGGCATCTACTATCATCTTGCGCATAAAAAAACAGCCGCTCTGGGCAAAAACAGAGAGCATCTGCGGCTGACCGAGCAGGATGTTCTGCTCTATCACCACGCCACGGGAGACGATATCTGCTATCAGATGCAGGATTTCCCCTGCCGGAAGGTAATGATCTATCATAATATCACGCCGCCTGAATTTTTCGAGGGCTTTTCCAAGGAGACGCAGCGGGGGACGCAGGCCGGCATTCAATGCACGCAGTATCTGGCAGATAAGATGGATTACTGCCTGGCTGTCTCCGAGTTCAACAAGCAGGATCTGCTGCGCATGGGCTATACCTGCCCCATCGATGTGCGCCCCATCCTCGTCCCCTTCTCGGATTACGAGCAGGAGCCGGATGCGGCGACGTTGCGTCAATACCGCGACGGGGTTACGAACATCCTCTTCGTGGGCAGAATTGCCCCAAATAAGAAGTTTGAGGATATCATTCGGGCCTTCTACTACTATAAAACCCAGAAGAATCCCAATTCCCGCCTGATTTTGGTGGGCTCCTGCGGCGGCATGGAAAACTATCAGCAGGCGCTGGAGCAATATGTTCGGCAGCTTGGGATAGAGCAGAGCGTGGTCTTCAGCGGGCATGTGAGCTTTCCGCAGATTTTGGCTTTCTATCATGCGGCGGATCTCTTCCTTTGCATGAGCGAGCACGAGGGCTTCTGCGTGCCGCTGGTGGAGGCGATGTTCTTTGGCGTGCCCATCGTGGCCTATGCCAGCACGGCCATCCCCAGCACGCTGGGCGGCAGCGGCGCTTTGGCTCAAGAGAAGGACCCGGTTTTTGTCGGGGAGCTGATGCACCGCATCTTATCCGACGAGCAGCTCAAAGCGCAGCTGATCGCGGGCCAGAAAGAACGGTTGAAAGATTTTTCCTATGAGAAAATCAGCGCCCAGCTTACCGCATATCTGCGGGCGTTTATCGGGAGGGAATAA
- a CDS encoding glycosyltransferase, translated as MKIIQMLPSIAFGDAVSNDAIAIKKVLSQMGYESRIYAENIHHKMQGQARPYRKMERMRKNDVLIYHNSIGTEMTFDFENFSCRKIMIYHNITPPAFFDAYDNRSKRLTTYGLAATKCIADKMDYCLAVSEFNKQDLRAMGYTCPIDVRPVFIPLLDYEKKPSKKILARYENDGYTNILFVGRISPNKKQEDIIRAFYYYKRNINRKSRLILVGNSAGMEKYSYKLKNYVDELGLADVVFTGSIPFDEILAYYHLADLFLCMSEHEGFCVPLVEAMYFDVPILAYASSAVPSTLGGSGVLLEEKDPVLAGEMMHRILSDEALRRQILQKQRERLKDFSFEAVRALFEGQISAFLEETKR; from the coding sequence ATGAAAATTATCCAGATGCTGCCCTCCATCGCTTTTGGAGACGCGGTCAGCAATGATGCCATCGCGATCAAGAAAGTGCTCTCCCAGATGGGATATGAATCGCGCATCTATGCGGAAAATATTCACCATAAAATGCAGGGGCAGGCGCGGCCCTACCGCAAGATGGAGCGCATGAGGAAAAACGATGTGCTCATCTACCACAATTCCATCGGCACGGAGATGACCTTTGATTTCGAGAATTTCTCCTGCCGCAAGATCATGATCTACCATAATATCACGCCGCCCGCCTTTTTCGATGCGTACGACAACCGCTCCAAACGGCTGACGACCTATGGCCTGGCGGCTACAAAGTGCATCGCGGATAAGATGGATTACTGCCTGGCCGTCTCCGAGTTCAACAAGCAGGATCTGCGCGCCATGGGCTATACTTGCCCCATCGACGTCCGCCCGGTTTTCATCCCGCTGCTGGATTATGAGAAAAAGCCCAGCAAGAAGATTCTGGCGCGGTACGAGAACGACGGATACACCAATATCCTGTTCGTGGGACGCATCTCCCCCAATAAAAAGCAGGAAGATATTATCCGGGCCTTCTATTATTATAAACGAAATATCAACCGCAAATCCCGCCTGATCCTGGTGGGCAACAGCGCGGGTATGGAGAAATACTCCTATAAACTTAAAAATTATGTGGACGAGCTTGGCCTGGCGGATGTGGTCTTTACAGGCTCGATCCCCTTCGACGAGATTCTGGCCTATTACCATCTGGCGGATCTCTTCCTTTGCATGAGCGAACACGAGGGCTTCTGTGTGCCGCTGGTGGAGGCGATGTATTTCGATGTGCCAATTCTGGCCTATGCCAGCTCTGCCGTTCCCAGCACGCTGGGCGGCTCGGGCGTTTTGCTGGAGGAGAAGGATCCCGTCCTGGCCGGAGAGATGATGCACCGCATCCTGTCGGATGAGGCGCTGCGCCGGCAAATTCTGCAAAAGCAGAGAGAGCGCCTGAAAGATTTCTCCTTCGAGGCAGTCCGGGCGCTGTTTGAAGGGCAAATAAGCGCTTTTTTGGAGGAAACGAAACGATGA
- a CDS encoding ABC transporter ATP-binding protein: MSAIKVSNVKKQFRVYLDKGSSLKERFLSFKRNKYEVRTVLNGVSFEVGRGEAVGLIGHNGCGKSTLLKLLTRIMYPNEGNIEMNGRVSSLIELGAGFHPDMSGRENIYINAAIFGLTKREIDARLDDIIAFSELEEFIDNPVRTYSSGMYMRLAFSVAINVDADILLIDEILAVGDANFQMKCFNRLREIKQQGVTIVLVSHALSQIEQICDRTIWIQDGLIRMDGKPRDVHMAYSGFMGEKRQEVAKKEEERKRKEEERKKKEEEHKKKEEEKKRREEEERKEAEKNPGLGLPGKVKRWGNGLAKIGNVCMKNAAGEERIVFTTGESVTIEMHYQVQQPVEDAVFGFGIFRVDGVQCYGSNTRIDRYDKFDLGQDGVLRVQVDSLDLMPGAYMLDVTIEQEMEVPVDYYRDAVRFEMHSPYSDVGVSRLQHTFTWEEEENE; this comes from the coding sequence ATGAGCGCAATCAAAGTAAGCAATGTCAAAAAACAGTTCCGGGTCTATCTGGACAAAGGCTCCAGCCTTAAGGAGCGGTTTTTATCCTTCAAGAGAAATAAATACGAGGTGCGCACGGTCCTAAACGGTGTGAGCTTTGAAGTGGGCCGGGGCGAGGCTGTGGGCCTCATCGGCCATAACGGCTGCGGCAAGAGCACGCTGTTAAAACTGCTGACGCGCATCATGTACCCAAACGAGGGCAATATCGAGATGAACGGCCGTGTCTCCAGCCTTATCGAGCTGGGCGCCGGGTTCCACCCGGATATGAGCGGCCGGGAGAATATCTATATCAACGCCGCCATCTTCGGCCTGACCAAAAGGGAAATCGATGCCCGGCTGGATGATATCATCGCCTTTTCCGAGCTGGAGGAGTTCATCGATAACCCGGTGCGGACGTATTCTTCGGGCATGTATATGCGCCTTGCCTTCTCCGTGGCCATCAATGTGGACGCGGATATTCTGCTCATCGATGAAATTCTGGCCGTGGGCGATGCCAACTTCCAGATGAAATGCTTCAACCGTCTGCGGGAGATCAAGCAGCAGGGCGTTACCATTGTGCTGGTTTCCCACGCGCTCTCGCAAATCGAGCAGATCTGCGACCGCACTATCTGGATCCAGGATGGCCTAATCCGCATGGACGGCAAACCCCGGGATGTGCATATGGCATATTCGGGCTTCATGGGCGAGAAGCGCCAGGAGGTCGCCAAAAAGGAAGAAGAGCGGAAAAGAAAAGAAGAGGAGCGCAAGAAGAAAGAGGAAGAGCACAAAAAGAAGGAAGAGGAAAAAAAGCGCAGGGAAGAAGAGGAGCGCAAAGAGGCCGAGAAAAACCCGGGGCTGGGGCTGCCGGGCAAGGTCAAGCGCTGGGGCAACGGCCTGGCGAAGATCGGGAATGTGTGCATGAAAAATGCCGCAGGCGAGGAGCGCATCGTCTTTACCACGGGCGAGAGCGTCACCATCGAGATGCACTATCAGGTGCAGCAGCCGGTGGAGGATGCGGTGTTTGGCTTTGGCATTTTCCGGGTAGACGGCGTGCAGTGCTATGGCTCCAATACCCGCATAGACCGATATGACAAGTTCGACCTCGGGCAGGATGGCGTTCTGCGCGTGCAGGTGGATAGCCTAGATCTCATGCCCGGAGCATATATGCTGGATGTTACCATCGAGCAGGAAATGGAGGTTCCGGTGGATTACTACCGGGATGCCGTGCGCTTTGAAATGCACTCCCCCTATTCGGATGTCGGGGTGAGCCGTTTGCAGCATACTTTTACTTGGGAGGAAGAGGAAAATGAGTGA
- a CDS encoding ABC transporter permease has translation MNIFKELYNYRQMIFSLVKRDLRGRYKGSVFGFLWTFLNPLLQLVVYTFVFAFLLKSDIENYYLFLFVALIPWLFFSTAITGGSGSVLHQSGMVTKIYFPREVLPISHVTSAFINMLYSFIVVFAVLIIARVPVNPVALLYLPVVLVVEYFLALGITMLVSAITVYFRDLEFILSIFMMAWQYLTPVMYAVDIVPEHLLKIFMLNPMTPITIAYRDILYYAKAPDLSTLLLAIGMSAVFMLIGFWAFGRLKKRFAEEM, from the coding sequence ATGAATATTTTTAAAGAACTTTACAACTACCGGCAGATGATCTTCAGCCTGGTCAAGCGGGATTTGCGCGGGCGGTATAAGGGGTCGGTCTTTGGCTTTTTGTGGACGTTTTTAAACCCGCTTTTGCAGCTGGTCGTCTATACGTTCGTGTTCGCCTTTTTGCTCAAATCCGACATCGAGAACTACTATCTATTTTTGTTCGTGGCGCTGATTCCCTGGCTGTTTTTCTCCACGGCCATCACGGGCGGTTCGGGCAGCGTATTGCATCAATCGGGCATGGTAACCAAAATCTACTTCCCGAGGGAAGTGCTTCCCATTTCGCATGTTACCAGCGCGTTTATCAACATGCTGTATTCCTTTATCGTGGTCTTTGCGGTGCTCATCATCGCCCGGGTGCCGGTGAACCCTGTGGCGCTGCTGTATCTGCCCGTCGTCCTAGTTGTGGAATATTTCCTGGCCCTTGGGATCACCATGCTGGTCTCGGCCATCACGGTCTATTTCCGGGATCTGGAGTTCATTTTGAGCATCTTCATGATGGCATGGCAGTATCTGACGCCCGTCATGTATGCTGTGGATATTGTGCCTGAGCATCTGCTGAAGATTTTCATGCTCAACCCCATGACGCCCATCACCATCGCGTACCGGGATATCCTCTATTATGCCAAAGCGCCGGATCTCTCCACGCTGCTGCTGGCCATCGGCATGAGCGCCGTGTTTATGCTGATTGGGTTCTGGGCGTTTGGAAGGCTGAAAAAGCGCTTTGCGGAAGAGATGTAG
- a CDS encoding mannose-1-phosphate guanylyltransferase, with product MKITALIMAGGKGERFWPRSRTHLPKQFLSLTGDGKTMIQLTVERISGLVDIEDVYVATNRAYKSLVQEQLPGIPEQNILLEPVGRNTAPCIGLGAEHIAKKYDDAIMMVLPSDHLIKMPAVFAGVLEQGAKVAQEGENLVTIGITPAYPETGYGYIKFDAAAKNGGAYAVERFVEKPDRATAEQYLASGDYLWNSGMFLWKVSSIRANIKRFMPDLADSLAKIAASIGTGEYEKTLEAEFTAIKGESIDYGIMEKAKNIYILPGNFGWDDVGSWLAVERINPTDEHGNMVKGNVVSYDMRGCTIEGGEKLIAAVGLRDIIVVDTVDATLICDKQSAGDIKKILESLRSQGREQYL from the coding sequence ATGAAAATAACCGCACTGATTATGGCAGGGGGAAAGGGCGAGCGCTTCTGGCCCAGAAGCAGAACGCATCTTCCAAAGCAGTTTCTTTCGCTGACGGGCGACGGAAAGACGATGATCCAGCTGACGGTAGAGCGCATCTCGGGTCTGGTGGATATCGAGGATGTCTATGTGGCGACCAACCGGGCCTATAAGAGCCTGGTGCAGGAGCAGCTTCCGGGCATCCCGGAGCAAAACATCCTGCTGGAGCCGGTGGGCCGCAATACGGCGCCCTGCATCGGCCTTGGCGCGGAGCATATCGCAAAAAAATACGACGACGCCATCATGATGGTTCTCCCCTCGGATCACCTGATCAAGATGCCCGCGGTGTTTGCCGGGGTGCTGGAGCAGGGCGCGAAGGTCGCGCAGGAGGGGGAAAATCTCGTTACCATCGGCATCACGCCCGCCTATCCCGAAACCGGATACGGCTATATCAAGTTCGATGCCGCGGCGAAAAACGGCGGCGCCTACGCCGTCGAGCGGTTTGTGGAAAAGCCGGATCGCGCAACGGCAGAGCAGTATCTGGCCAGCGGCGACTATCTGTGGAACAGCGGCATGTTCCTATGGAAAGTCTCCTCCATCCGGGCCAATATCAAAAGATTCATGCCGGATCTCGCGGATTCTCTGGCCAAAATCGCGGCCAGCATCGGCACGGGCGAATATGAAAAAACGCTGGAAGCTGAGTTTACGGCCATCAAGGGCGAATCCATCGACTACGGCATCATGGAAAAAGCCAAAAATATCTATATCCTGCCCGGCAATTTCGGCTGGGACGACGTGGGCAGCTGGCTGGCTGTGGAGCGCATCAACCCCACGGATGAACACGGCAATATGGTGAAGGGCAATGTCGTCTCCTACGATATGCGCGGCTGCACCATCGAGGGCGGCGAAAAGCTCATCGCGGCTGTGGGCCTGCGGGATATCATCGTCGTGGATACGGTGGACGCGACGCTCATCTGCGATAAGCAGAGCGCCGGGGATATCAAGAAAATTTTGGAATCTCTGCGCAGCCAGGGCAGGGAGCAGTACCTTTAA